In Mesoplodon densirostris isolate mMesDen1 chromosome 2, mMesDen1 primary haplotype, whole genome shotgun sequence, the DNA window TGTGCCCTGGTCTTGTCCCCTGTAACACAGAGAGTTGGACAACGATCTCTGAGGTCCCTGCCAACCATGGAGTCTTTGATTCTGACCAGGTTTCAGGGAAGCATCAGGATCAGGGGTTGTGGCGAGGCCCATGCCTCTCCCCTTCCATTGAGACTGTGAGTTCATGCAAATGGCATCTTCTGATTCCCACATGCATTGAGGCCTTATCTTGGTGGCGAGGAAGCCTGACAACCAGATTTCTCCaactgaaaagataaaatttagaAGGACGGAGCAAACTCAAATCAACCAAAAGATGAAGCAGTGGAAAGAGCAATCTCTGGTGAGTGACTCTCTTGCTGTGGAAGCGGCAGTTTCCACTGTGTGAATAGAGACCTGGTGGGTCTCCCAagctgaaagagagagaaaacgaGAACATGATGTCCCTGTTGGTTCACTTGCCAGAGGGGGATATAGACATGAACCATAACCAAGACTCAGATTTATTAAAGTGCCCAGATTCCCATGGCTGGGGACAGACAGAGGCAGTTGAAATCTCGGCTCCACCACTAACGGGCACACAGAAGAAAAGATGCCATACTATCACAAAGACAGGAGCAGAGACAGCCCCCAGTCCTCCGCGGCAGCCGTTCACACATGACCAAAGCTAGAGAAGAACTTAGACCCACACAAACCCAACGCAATTTGCACCACTGGATAGGATGAGCAACCTTCTGAAAATGGGGGCCTGGCTTGGCCTGTactagggagggtgtgaggaatCCTTGGGCTAGTGGTTTGGGCAGGACAGACTAGGGCTGCTGCAGGGAGGCTCCCCGGGAGTCCAGACAGAGCAGAGTAAGCTTTGTGACaaattctccccccacccctgtacTCACTCGGGTAACGGGGCTTAGGCATAGGGGTGCTTCTCTCGGCCCGAGTCTCCCTTGTCTCCTTGGCAGCAGGTGGGCTgtagtgggcagggctgggcctggggaccTGGAGCCTGGCCCTTTTCAGTATCTGCTCATTTTCCTTGGCTAGAGGAGACAGGGCAAGAGTCAAAAGTGAAAGTTCGCTAGGTCAGGCACATCCTACCTGTGAGCACAGCTCTCATTAGGGAAAATTGATCAGAGGGATCTCTTCAAACCTTAgcactcctctgctcagaactcTTCAATGCCCCTCGCCTCACTTGGAGTAAAATCCAAAGTCCCAGCCTGAAGGCCTTCTGGGCCTcactcctccttcttctccctgccccacctcagCTCCAGCCACCCGGTCCCTTTGCTTCTGCTATTATGAGCAAACTCTCCTGGCTTATGGCCTTTGTAGGTGTGGCTCACTTCCTCACTTCCCTCAGGTTTAGACTCAAGTGTCAGCATCTCAGGGATGCTGACCCCCATCCAATTTGTATCTCCTTgccttgcttcatttttttttctccctagcaCTTACCATAACCTAACACACATTTTACTTGTTTGTTGTCTGTGTTACCCATGGAATGTAAGGTCCAtaagggcagggatttttattttgttccctgttgtattgaatgaatgactgactaGAGTAGCTTAGACTTACACTATCTTGCCCAATCCCTTGTCTTAGCACAGCCAAAgcagttttattttccttaattgtAATGTCTTCCCTGGACCGAGCTTCCTACTTTCCACTGCAAATCAGCTCAGGAATTTAAGCGAATTTCTTAGTCTAACCATACCATTCGCCCTTCTGTTGTAATTCAAGGCCATTTCTTCACATTAAGTCCCTTGGCAGGGATGAAGGAAAATCACCAGGCTCAGGTTAAGTGAGCGCACCCTCATGAGCATTGCAGCAGCTTGTCTCTAGGCAGAAGCTTGTGTGGGTAATGGAAGGACTCTGAGCCATCATTCCCAACCGCAGATAGGTTGGGTCAGGGTGGGGATTACCAGCTTAGAGGTTGGTGGAGTGAAGGGGCATCTGGCCAGGGATTCCTCAAGTAGTGATATTCGGGGGTTCCAAAGGGGGCTCATCTTGCTGCAGGCTCGGGAGTGGTCCCTGAGGGGAACCAGGAGGGAAGAGGATGTTGAGCCAGTTACCCATGTGCCTGCTGAGCAGGTAGTTGACGGCTATGAGGAGGCAGGCCTGCAGTACCAGAGACACCACTGCGATCACTACTCCGTGCCAGACCTTCATTTCACTGTTGGGAAATGAGAAAATCAGGTTAGAGGTTGCAGAGGTACCAAGATGGCTGCAAACCTATCCCTGCCCCAAGCCAGAGGCAGCCTGCGGGTGTTGCTGTGTGTCTTGGGTCTCTTCCCTCTCAAATGGGAAGGCTTTAGGGACCGGGGAGGGTGATGTGCACACTTGGAAGCTGGCTACATCCATCAGCCTGATGGGAACCTGAGCTGGCTCTTCCTGGGCCACTCACTCCGTCAGCATGACGAGTTCCTCTCAGGGCCGTCGCAGGTCACGAGAGAGTCTTGGGCTCTCTCGGGCAGCAGGAAGAGACGTGGAAGGAACCACTGGGGGTACCTTGTGTCCAGGCAGCACCAAGAGTGGGACTGCCCTGGAGACCCACGGAGGCGAGGCAGTGGGTCAGGACTCCTGGGCCGTCTTGGCTGCTAGAGAGCCGTTTGCTTTCCTCTCCCCAGATTCCAGTTTTTGAATCTACAAAATAGGCAGTAAAAATATTAGCACCTGCCAACCGGTGGGTACTCGCTCGCTGCCAGCCACAGGGTTGAGCCCCCGGCATACCCACCATTCTACCTGATTTGCACAATCCTGTGACCTGGATGTCACTACCCTCCTTTTATAAGGAGCAATGTGAGGTCTAGAGGGCTGAGGGAGGAGTCTGAAGCTGTACATCCAGGCCTGGATTTGAGCCCTACATCCAAGCCTACACCCCCAACCATTCATCTCTGCTCCCGGAGCCTTACCTGCTGCTGGAAGCACAAAGGGGTCCAACAGGAGCAAACACACTGGGGGAGATTCTGTGAAGAAGCccaatgtcacacacacacacatgcacacacattcacCCACACCCTCCGTGCCTTCATTGGGCTTTAGACCCAGGACTGTGGATGCTGTTCCACTCTTATGagcatgtttattttaaaaattaccatatcAATTCCATCAACATGGTGCTgaaaagggataaattaggagtttgggattaacagatatgaattactatatataaaatagataaacaacaaggtcctagtgtataacacagggaactgtattcaacatcctgtaataaaccataatggaaaagaatatgagaaagaatatatatatatattctgaatcactttgttgtgcaccagaaactaacacaacactgtaaatcaactacacttcaattaaaaaatttttttattgtcaaaaaaaaaatggtgctgaatATGGAGTTTACTGCAAGAAAAAGCCAAGATGGTTTCAAAGCCTTTGAAATGATGTTTACTCAGCACAAGATGGGGCCGCAAGAAGGCCCACTGTCCTCCTGCAGATGGTAAACATTGAAAAGGCTTTTATTGCCCGTAAGGCTTATTTTCCCAGTCAGCATTTCCAAGTGATAAGGGCAGTGTGGAATGTCCTGACATTTCTGTTTCTGTATGTGGTTCTCACACTGGGGCTATCCAAGATCAAACCTGGACCAACTTGGGAGAGAGGAGAGGCACGAACTGGGGAGGGaggctgccagggaagcccaatgttccattattttaaaaccaatatcttgggcttccctgatggcgcagtggttaagaatccgcctgccaatgcagggggcatgtgttcaaggcctggtctgggaagatcccacatgccgcagagcaactaagcccgagtgccacaactactgagcctgcgctctagggcaagcgagccacaactactgagcccacgtgcctagagcccatgctccgcaacaagagaacccaccacagtgagaagcccgcgcaccgcaatgaagagtaggccccactcgccgcaaccagagaaaagcccgcacgcagcaacgaagacccaacgcggccaaaagtaaattaaaacaacaacaacaatatctTATTTTGTCTCTTTATACAAAACTATGTTGCCTATACTTCCTTCTATCATTTTAATATACTGTAAGCACCTTACTAGCCAAATGACACACAGTACCTGTGTCAATATATAGCATAAAAGTCAAACATCTCAATATGGATCTAAGTTCTGTTCCCTTCTAGGTGTGAATTATTGAACTTCTCAGTGTCTCAGTTTCtgtacctgtaaaatggggacaatgataGTATGTACCTCACAGAGTTCTTGTGTGGGCTTGGGGAGTTATGTTTATAAAGACCTAAATACAATGGCAGACATGTGGGAAGCACTCAGTAATTATTAGGTATCATTCAACCCTAAAACACTGCACCAAGATGATGACTAGAGTTGAGCTATTAAAATTGGGTCTGTCTATTTTTGGAAACTTAGGCATTCATTTTGAGTACAGTTTGAAGATAAAATCTGGGCAGGATGAGGTATGAAAATGATGACAGATATCATTATTTAAGTGGCTAATGGCCCCCAACCGCAATGAGCAGGTTGTTCCTTAGGGCCTAATTGCAGATTGCTGATCAGACAGTCGGCAGAAACATCTGCTCatttgtgcacacacacacacacacacacacacacacacatgcaccaaaCAACCGGGAAATGAGCAATTTGAAGTAACTATGTTCAGAAAAAATGCCTGGACCATGTGAGAGTTTCATATACTTCATTCCATCATCAAGATGGGACTGTCCTGCCCTGCCCTCTTTCAGGTTTGGATACCCAGCCCCACATTAGTGCAGTGTCTTGCCAGCTGCCTCCAAACCACACATGAGCAGAGGACTAAGAACATTTCTTCCGCTTACTTCAGACCTGGTGGAAACCCTGAGCCTTCCAGTTAGGGCTGAATTCCATTTTCTTGTTTCCCCTTCTCCTGATAAAGGAGCTCTCTTGTGGCCTTTCTAGTAGGTACAGCATAACAAAAGAGgtgaaataataaaaacacagcTTTTCCTGTATGAGGCCTGCTTTCTTTGGTTAGATATATTCTGGAAAGGGTACACAACAGAAGATGACTTATGTGAAAATCATATGGATTAAAGTAATCCTAATCAATATTGCTAAGCTGACTTGATCAATCTTTCAAAATTAAGtagctttaaaggtttttttttttttttttttttgcggtatgcgggcctctcactgttgtggcctctcccgttgcggagtacaggctccagatgcgcaagctcagcggccacggctcacgggcccagctgctctgtggcatgtgggatcttcccggaccggggcacgaacccgtgtcccctgcatcgtcaggcggactctcaaccactgcgccaccagggaagccctaaaggtatTTTTTATGAAgtgtttaaaaagattttttggcAGGCTTCATTAGCTTAttgtctttaaaatgaagaatttgaGCTATAAGAGAACAAGACAGGGAGATGAGAGCCAGGCTCCtcctcctggctctgtcacttgccaactgtgtgacctgggacagGTAGAAGTCCTTTCTAGGCCCAGCACTTGACAGTACTCCTAAGGCTCTTTCTAGCCCTCAGCATTCTGTTCTTTAAAGactggaggaggggaaagggaagcaTAGTTGGAtggaaatggaatattttgaaagaaaaaaatacttctttccattttctaataTCATCCAGCCTCCTTCATATTACTAGACTTTTTCTCACCTAATTGAATATGCAGTTTTGAAGaatcaagaaaaggaggaaacatAAATACACCAAACTAATAATGAATATAACCACAGAAACAGAGAAGGTCAAAAATTGTGAGACtcctgagattttctttttgtgaaatatcaataaaattattgatttcctagaaaaatataattaacaaaatggatTCCATAAGGCACAGAAAACTTAAACAGACTAAAACCAAAGCAAAATAACAAGAAAGCAATTTGGGATCCAAGTTCAGTTCCCCTCTAGCTGCTAGGGGCAGAGAACTTGGAGTCAGACAGCTTGGGTTCACATCCCAGTTCATCCTCTGCATGAGTTGGGtctagttatttaacctctcaaaGCCTCTGTTTTCTTGCCTGTAAGATGAGAGCAATAATAACTAATTCTCAGGattagatagataaatataaatgatACCTACTTCTGTGAATGAAATAAGATGCAGTATGAGAAGCAGTTATTCTAGCTTTTGTCACAAAGTAATAAGCATCCTATAAATGGCAGCtattattatttagaaattaaaagcatTATAAAAACTATGTACTCAAAATTTGTGTCCAGATAGTTTTACAAATGagtcatttgaaatttttaaagaacacagggcacaaaaaaaaaaaaaaaaggaaaactctcCAGGCTCATCTCACTTATGAATACAGAGGTAAATACATAATATTATATCAAAAGTTACTCcaggggaatcaggctccctgacttcagactataatacaaagctacagtaatcaaaacagtatgctactggcacaaaaacagaaatatagatcagtggaacaggataaaaagtccagagataaactcacacacctttGGTCACCAGATCTATGACataggaggcaagaacatacatggagaaaagacagtctcttcaataagtagtgctgggaaaactggacagccacgtgtaaaagaatgaaattagaacactccctaacaccatacaca includes these proteins:
- the RHEX gene encoding regulator of hemoglobinization and erythroid cell expansion protein, which translates into the protein MLTDEMKVWHGVVIAVVSLVLQACLLIAVNYLLSRHMAKENEQILKRARLQVPRPSPAHYSPPAAKETRETRAERSTPMPKPRYPNDSDTSSDSSNSSDTSPPTHQATKDVNYTQVVFSAPEGRRNDSVLDYENVKEATDYVNVKPKSHKPSFWTSVNPGVFEPVEYN